One Cryptosporidium parvum Iowa II chromosome 5, whole genome shotgun sequence DNA segment encodes these proteins:
- a CDS encoding phosphoglycerate mutase family protein; possible fructose bisphosphate phosphatase yields the protein FLNVNIERMMYKNMPVDLVLVRHGQSEGNLAQRLARQGELHTWTGEFRRRHNSQYRLTDRGRAQARIAGEYIKNNIGFTFDKCFTSEYVRAMETAAMLGLPNALWNTDIYLRERDRGVLANKTHQERVLLHPDEMVRKQRNAFYWQPSGGESLANLCLRIERVLDNLSQNCGGLRVIIVCHGGVIKSFRALLESERGDVNTKINKINNCQIVWYTRRDPEKGSIANSYNWVKSVCPWDLSLSSNTWKHIHRPTFTNEDLLQIIQKVPQLVNAPVLDIMEDSDNSSPIEFSPNHEGNNSSVKKNTTAETSEELCEHNFNASTNGSKQNISNSDYTDEEILDDSDIQEDDDLIDFNPQIFVSKYFKDYNTQDNID from the coding sequence TTTCTCAatgtaaatattgaaagGATGATGTACAAGAATATGCCAGTAGATCTTGTACTTGTGAGACATGGACAAAGTGAAGGTAACTTAGCTCAAAGGTTAGCAAGGCAAGGGGAATTACATACATGGACTGGAGAGTTTCGACGTAGACACAACAGTCAATATAGACTAACTGATAGAGGAAGAGCACAAGCGAGAATAGCTGgagaatatattaagaACAATATTGGGTTTACTTTTGATAAATGTTTTACTTCAGAATATGTTAGAGCAATGGAAACTGCAGCAATGTTAGGTCTACCAAATGCATTATGGAATACAGATATATACTTAAGAGAGAGAGATAGAGGAGTATTGGCAAATAAAACTCATCAAGAAAGAGTGTTATTGCATCCAGATGAAATGGTCAGGAAGCAGAGAAACGCATTTTATTGGCAACCCTCAGGAGGAGAATCTTTGGCGAATTTGTGCCTTAGAATTGAAAGAGTACTAGATAATTTGAGTCAAAATTGTGGAGGATTAAGAGTTATAATAGTTTGCCATGGAGGAGtaattaaaagttttaGAGCATTGCTTGAGAGTGAGAGAGGGGATGTAAATACTAAgataaacaaaattaataattgtcAGATTGTTTGGTATACTAGAAGAGATCCAGAAAAAGGTTCAATAGCGAATTCTTATAATTGGGTAAAGTCTGTATGTCCATGGGATCTTTCCTTATCATCAAACACTTGGAAACATATTCATAGACCAACTTTTACCAATGAGGACTTATTACAAATCATTCAAAAAGTTCCCCAATTGGTAAATGCTCCTGTATTAGATATTATGGAGGATTCTGATAACTCAAGTCCGATCGAATTTTCTCCAAATCATGAAGGAAATAATAGTTCAGTTAAGAAAAATACAACAGCAGAAACAAGCGAAGAACTTTGTGAACATAATTTTAATGCTTCTACTAATGGCTCcaaacaaaatatttctaatagtGATTATACAGATGAAGAAATACTGGATGACTCAGATATACAAGAAGACGACGATCTCATTGATTTTAATCCTCAAATTTTTGttagtaaatattttaaagattACAATACTCAAGATAATATAGACTAA
- a CDS encoding penguin protein containing pumolio repeats, which produces MENKNEKTTKKTLKKGSDPLDKEFKTLYSNLLQTVGKDTEKSVKEKETQEVIEKLWNLIKAKFLQICRKPVYSRGIQSILKWGSNTYRKAIFEKMKNYLVELSIDSHSSKMVEKMYNYGSPEIRKTIRDELLAKFDQLGYSKYGSKVFGHVFSEKRNPSESWESIKNEILFRILSTKLAQFYTTNGGDSKSKNRSFVTFFSNLEHQNAKMSVLENSVVNIQKFVDGELLDRPFVHLLIWNYIKCCISFYQLDDQEQKNDEVTIKKIPISNQHLSLEKISQEGKNCLTSLLDQIIEGSYSLLSTKEGVDSLVVLLGFAKAQQRKKLLKNIKKDIMDLAMNPVDYILLLRLISTTDDTKILNEIIWNSFISEGELNRQILMNSFSVKLITYLLVPQVSLRNFTQYEYWALSLESFTSLKSTQVRIQEMNKICLPALENLLFNSKDQESILENLILNVSGKELILALIQYYLENNEISGQKYHNKVLELINDLLSKLITNNYHLLKDNTGHRAFVSILKLINELPPNISSEFDPFRNTIIVIFEKSLLEMLSSRAVFILVEMIGQNFQQKDFKSCTMWRVRVKELIKDVIQDCISNLKESNNSTTGVELVAKYTNINVNVQNNSFIENANNNKKPNKRQKTTQISDSLEFSNCPKHKKKIHL; this is translated from the coding sequence ATGGAAAACAAGAATGAAAAAACAACCAAGAAAACCTTGAAAAAGGGATCTGACCCTTTGGATAAGGAATTTAAAACATTATATAGTAACCTACTTCAAACAGTTGGAAAAGACACAGAAAAATCAgtaaaagagaaagaaacTCAAGAagttattgaaaaattatgGAACTTAATTAAAGCTAAATTTTTGCAGATTTGTCGCAAACCTGTGTATTCAAGAGGAATTCAATCTATCCTCAAATGGGGTTCAAATACATATAGAAAAGCCATCTTTGAAAAGATGAAGAACTATTTAGTGGAGCTTTCAATTGATAGCCATTCCAGTAAGATGGTTGAAAAAATGTATAATTATGGTTCTCCAGAAATCAGAAAAACCATAAGAGATGAACTACTTGCTAAATTTGACCAACTTggttattcaaaatatggATCAAAAGTCTTTGGGCATGTATTCAgtgaaaaaagaaatccAAGTGAATCCTGGGAAAGTATTaagaatgaaatattattccgAATCTTAAGTACAAAATTGGCTCAGTTTTATACCACAAATGGAGGAGATTCTAAATCAAAGAATCGTTCTTTTGTaactttcttttcaaatttagaACATCAAAATGCAAAAATGAGTGTTTTGGAGAATTCTGttgtaaatattcaaaaatttgttGATGGAGAATTATTGGATAGACCATTTGTACATCTTTTAATCTGGAACTATATTAAATGTTGTATATCATTTTACCAATTAGATGATCaagaacaaaaaaatgatgaagTTACTATAAAAAAGATTCCTATTAGTAACCAACATTTATCTTTAGAAAAGATATCCCAAGAAGGGAAAAATTGTTTGACTTCTTTATTAGATCAGATTATTGAAGGATCCTATAGTCTTCTAAGTACTAAAGAAGGTGTTGATTCTTTAGTAGTATTACTTGGATTTGCAAAAGCTCAacaaagaaagaaattgcttaaaaatattaagaaagaTATAATGGATTTAGCTATGAATCCTGTtgattatatattattacttaGATTAATTTCTACAACTGATGATACAAAAATActaaatgaaattatttggaattcatttatttctgAAGGAGAATTAAACAGACagattttaatgaattctTTCTCTGTTAAGTTAATCACATACTTATTAGTTCCTCAAGTAAGCCTTAGAAACTTTACTCAATATGAATACTGGGCTTTAAGCTTGGAATCCTTTACATCTTTAAAATCAACGCAAGTGAGAATTCaagaaatgaataaaatatgTTTGCCTGCTTTAGaaaatcttttatttaattcaaaagatcAAGAATCTATCCTGGAGAATCTTATTCTAAATGTTAGTGGTAAAGAGCTTATTTTAGCCCTGatacaatattatttagaaaataatgaaatatctGGACAGAAATATCATAATAAAGTACTTGAACTTATAAATGATTTACTTTCTAAACTGATTACTAACAATTACCACCTTCTAAAAGATAATACTGGTCACAGAGCTTTTGTTTCTattctaaaattaattaatgagCTACCACCAAATATTTCATCTGAATTTGACCCTTTTAGAAATACTATTATAgttatatttgaaaagtCACTTTTGGAAATGCTATCTTCCAGAGCTGTTTTTATTTTAGTTGAGATGATTGGACAAAATTTCCAACAAAAGGATTTCAAGTCATGTACAATGTGGAGAGTAAGAGTTAAAGAACTAATTAAGGATGTAATTCAAGATTGTATTTCTAATCTCAAAGAATCAAACAATAGCACAACAGGAGTTGAATTAGTTGCCAAATacacaaatattaatgttaaTGTACAAAATAATTCGTTTATAGAAAAtgcaaataataacaaGAAACCAAATAAAAGACAAAAAACAACTCAAATTTCAGATTCTTtagaattttcaaattgcCCTAAAcacaagaaaaaaattcacCTATAa
- a CDS encoding 60S ribosomal protein L7-B; Rp17bp; L30 RNA binding domain (transcripts identified by EST): protein MEEKHILKPRNDGESLKIAEGILRRRKIVDTDRRLKYREERRKIKKELHKPEIQTLQRILKKSRNNILDKRRLKNKDKKPYLTPKKTNGRLIVLVVRNSRFCGSLESNRKLRDLGLVNKFSAVILSHTDETIRVLREVKPYVFYGFPNLNLLKTLVFKKGAFTHQNVQSKGQSRAKLSEKKQGKVLLTDNNIVEDRLGEIGVLCTEDIVTGLWNGCETQQDKEIFEAITSNLAPFQLCNLKRAEGFDAKKFESGFLGKSINEKISKII, encoded by the coding sequence ATGGAAGAGAAACATATTTTGAAACCAAGAAATGATGGTGAGAGTTTGAAAATAGCAGAAGGAATATTACGCCGTAGAAAGATTGTTGACACTGATAGAAGACTTAAATATAGAGAAGAAAGGAGaaagattaaaaaagaGTTACATAAGCCAGAAATTCAAACATTACAGAGAATTCTTAAAAAATCTAGGAATAATATTCTTGATAAGAGAAGACTTAAGAATAAGGATAAGAAGCCATATCTAACTCCAAAGAAGACTAATGGTAGGCTTATAGTATTGGTGGTGAGAAATAGTCGATTTTGTGGATCACTAGAATCAAACAGAAAACTTCGTGATTTAGGACTGGTGAACAAATTTTCTGCAGTAATTTTGAGTCATACTGATGAGACAATTCGTGTTTTGAGGGAAGTAAAGCCCTATGTTTTTTATGGATTTcctaatttaaatttattaaagactCTAGTTTTTAAAAAAGGAGCATTTACTCATCAAAATGTCCAATCAAAAGGTCAAAGTAGAGCAAAATTATCCGAAAAAAAACAAGGAAAAGTTCTTCTTACTGATAATAACATTGTAGAAGATAGACTTGGTGAAATTGGTGTTTTATGTACTGAAGATATTGTTACTGGGCTATGGAATGGTTGTGAGACTCAACAGGATAaggaaatatttgaagCTATTACAAGCAATCTTGCTCCTTTTCAGCTTTGTAATTTAAAGAGAGCGGAAGGATTCGATGCTAAGAAATTTGAGAGTGGATTTCTTGgaaaaagtattaatgaaaaaatcagcaaaattatttag